accaccccacccccaagcTGCCTGCGGACACCCGCTCAGACGGGAGCTTGCCTAAAATATCTCGATGAGGCACGACCATGAAAATGTGACACATTTCCCAGCTGGAGCCACAGGGTGGGCATAACACACTTTCTCGGGGTAACCGCAACCTGTATTTAAATTGTGCCTTTAATGTAGGGAAACGTCCCAAAGCCcaacacaggagtgttatgagacaaaaaaattgacaccgagccatataaggagaaattatggcagatgaggggttcaaagtaattggtaggaggtttagaggggatttgaggggaagtctcttcacccacagggtggtgggggtctgtaactcactgcctgaaagggtggtagaggcagaaaccctcaccacatttgaaaagtacttggatgtgcacttgaagtgccgtaacctacagggctacggacccggagctggaaagtggaattaggctggatagctgtttgtcggccggtgtggacacgatgggccggaatggcctccttccgtgctgtaaatttctatgattctgtgagcaaaagcttggtcaaagagataggttttaaggagcatcttgaagcaggaaagagaggtagagaggcggagaggtttagggagggagttccagagcttgggccctaggcaacagaaggcacaaccttgggcgattagaatcagggatgctcaagagggcagaatttgaggagcgcagacatctcggggtttgtggggctggaggagatagggagggggcgaggccatggagggatttgaaaacaagggtgagaattttgaaagaggcaagggcaataaataccagccctGCCAGTGAGGCCCACACTCATACCCTGCAGGACGTCACCGTGAAAATGCAGACTGGATTCAATCTGCCCAAAGCATTAAGCTTCCATTTCTCAGTCAGatctatttccagtattttctgctttttttTCTTCTAAATTTGATTTCCAGCATTTGCCGTTTTCTTTTCCTTGTTGATTTTACTTTTCATTTACTTATTTTGGCCGGTGCAGTCCCCTTAAAAGGGTTTTGTCcaatttttcgtgtggaaattctttttgttttttaaaaaaaattcaagttGTTGCCTGAAGAAAGATTTGCAATCatgtagcgccttccacgaccaccggatgtctcaaagcgctttacagccaatgaagtactttttagagtgcaatcactgttgtaatatgggaaatgcggcagccaatttgtgcacagcaagctcccacaaacagcaatgtgataatgaccagatcatttgtttttgtgatattgattgagggataaatattggccccaggacaccggggataactccccctgcccttcttccaaatagtgccatgggatcttttatgtccacctgagagagcagacggggcctcggtttaacgtctcatccgaaggatggaacctccaacagtgcagcactccctcggcactgcactggagtgtcggcctagatttttgtgctcaagtttctggagtgtgatttgaacccacaaccttctgactcagaggagagagagggtgctgcccactgagccacggctgacatggtaAAACTGAAAGAAACTGCCCCCAGGcgctcaaggactgtgaggtatgcGTCTGTTTGACTCCAATGGAGCCAAACGTTTCTCAGGTGTGTTCTTCATTCTTTCCCTGGAAATTGAAGCTGAAAGCGGgcgagggcgacagagagaggaCGCAGCCTCATTACCTCTGCCTTTACACGGGGTTACATCGGataaacggcacagaaacaggccattcggcccaaccagtctatgccggcgtttatgctccactcgagcctcctcccgtctttcctcatctaaatctatcagcatgaccctctattcctttctccctcatatgtttgtctagcctcccattaaatgcattgatactattcacctcaaccactccctgtggtagcgagttccacattcgcaccttctgttgcctgggccccaagctctggaactccctgcctaaacctctccgcctctctacctctctgtcctccttcaaaactctccttaaaacctgcctctttgaccaagcttttggtcacctgcgctaatatctccttatgcggctcggtatcaaattttttatctcataatactcctgtgaatcactttgggatgattcactacgttaaaggcgctatataaatataagttgttgttgttataaagaagtttctcctgaatttcttggtgactatcttatattgatggtctctggttttgctcttacccacaagtggaaacattctggggCCGAAATAGCCCCttctgataaggcctctggctggcGTTCACCGCATTGCCCCCATGGGTTTTTGCTGCAGTGTGGAGATCCACCCCGCTGCCCCcacttcccccactcccaccccgttgcccccacttcccccactcccaccccgctccccccactgcacccactcaccccactcccaccccgctctccccaccccgctccccccgctgcCCCCACTCCCAgcctgctccccccactcccggCCTGCTCCTCTCACTCCCggcccgctctccccactccccccactcccaccccgctccctccaCTATCCCCGCTCCCTCCACTATccccgctcccaccccgctccctccaCTCCCGgcctgctccccccactcccgacctgctccccccactcccgccccactccccccattcctgccccactcccgccccactccccccactcccgccctgctcccgccccactccccccactccccccactcccaccccgctccccccactgcacccactcaccccactcccgccccgctctccccaccccgctccccccgctgccctcactcccggcctgctccccccactcccggCCTGCTCCTCTCACTCCCggcccgctctccccactccccccactcccaccccgctcccccactcCCGACCTGCTCCCTCCACTCCCGgcctgctccccccactcccgacctgctacccccactcccgccccactcccgccccactccccccattcctgccccactcccaccccactcccgccctgctcccgccccactccccccactcccggcccgctccccccactcccaccccgctctccccactcccccccactcccaccccgctccttCCACtacccccgctcccaccccgctcccccccactcccgccccactccccccactcccggcccgctccccccactcccaccccgctctccccactcccccccactcccaccccgctccttCCACtacccccgctcccaccccgctcccccccactcccaccccgctgtcCCCACTCACCCACTCCCGCCCCACAACCCCCACTCCCGCCACTCCCGGCCCGCTCCCCCCAATCCcggcccactccccccactccctccccgctccccccactcccaccccgctctccccactcccccccactcccaccccgctccttCCACtacccccgctcccaccccgctcccccccactcccgccccactccccccactcccggcccgctccccccactcccaccccgctctccccactcccccccactcccaccccgctccttCCACtacccccgctcccaccccgctcccccccactcccaccccgctgtcCCCACTCACCCACTCCCGCCCCACAACCCCCACTCCCGCCACTCCCGGCCCGCTCCCCCCAATCCcggcccactccccccactccctccccgcttcccccactcccgccccactccctctttccaagctgctacagcagacatctcaaacattTCGCAGTTCACCAAGCATTGCTCCGTCTGTCGGGTGACCGACGCTCTGTATAagagaggaggagggactacatattcTTCCTGATGAGCAGGGACAAGAGGTTGGAGCGGCAGACTGAATTCGTGAGGATTGCGGGCGCCCCCAGGGTGCAGGATGCCacagactgcacccacgtcacattgagggcgccacagaacaatcccgagatcttccgagaccgcaagggattccactcccttcaTGTGCAGCTGGTGTGAGACCACCATTGCAAGATCGTGTTGGTTGATGCCcggtattctggcagcagccacaatgctttcATTCTGCATCAGACGGGTGTGCCAGGAGTCTTTGCTGGCCCAAACCATGATTGCGGCTTGCTCCTTAgacacaagggctacccactgtgcacctgGCTGCCGACACCCCTTCGCCACGCCAGGACTGCTGAGCAGCAATCGTACATCCaccctcattcagccaccaggtgcatcattgagcaagcCATCGGAAGCCGGaatcagaggttccgttgcctggaccgctctggtggcgtgttgcagtactcgcctgagcggctctccctattcgtggtcgtctgctgcatgcttcacaacctggcaatcatgaggggcacaaccattggaggacggagcggcagtaccacctgaggaggaggcgcaggaagaggaggaggaggaggaggaggcgcaggaggaggaggaggaggaggaggaggcgcaggaggaggatgaggtgctggaggagggggaggaggagcaggaggaggacgaggaggtagaggtgcaggaggaggacgaggagcaggagggggaggaggtgctggaggaggaggtgctggaggaggaggtgctggaggaggaggaggtggaggaggaggtggaggaggaggaagcgcaggaggaggatgaggtgctggaggaggaggaggaggagcaggaggaggacgaggaggtagaggtgcaggaggaggacgaggagcaggagggggaggaggtgctggagaaggaggaggaagtgcaggaggaggaggaggaggtgcaggaggaggaggaggaggtgctggaggaggaggaggaagcggagaaggaggaggaggaggtgcaagaggaggaggagatgctggaggaggaggaggaagtgcaggaggaggaggagaaggaggagcaggaggaggacgaggaggtagaggtgcaggaggaggaggaggtgttggaggaggaggaggaggagcaggaggaggaggaggtgctggaggaggaggaggaagcgcaggaggaggatgaggaggaggtgcaggaagaggaggaggtgctggaggaggaggaggaggtgcaggaggaggaggaggtgctggaggaggaggaggaagtgcaggaggagaatgaggaggaggtgcaggaggaggaggaggtgctggaggaggaggaggaggagcaggaggaggacgaggaggtagagatgcagggggaggggtaggtgcaggaggaggaggaggaggaggaggaggtggaggaggaggaagcgcaggaggaggatgaggaggaggtgcaggaggaggggtaggtgcaggaggagggggagaaggcggagatgcaggaggaggaggaggaggaggaggtggagggggaggaggaccaggatgtagGTCGCCGGCTATGCAGGAGGCAGTGTtgccatccaaaccctgcaagggaatcACAAAACCTTCCAAAAATTGCTGTTcattttcaatgagttcatgcacaTTTCACcctttgcatctccatggccagCCCAATGAGCTCTTTGACAcgtcattgcccacagtgaaatgagagacctgcacagatattgaaacacTAAGTCAAGATTTATTGCACAACAAATAATGGTGCAACAAGACATACACATAATCATTTATCAGCCTTGTGCATCTCCTTCTAACCTCTCTTACGCAAACCTATTCTCGGACTACGCCGCAGTGCCTCTCCTGTGGCTGCaccatggctctgggaaggctgatgtgtttcaggtgtagaagctacagatgctcTTCTCGGACGCTCTCGGCCAGCTCTGGCCCCGGAGgggccagctgcagactgggccgccCCTTTCTCGGTACGTTCAGTCGGGATTGGCCGAGACTGcacgagagcagacacagtctcgatgccggcggagacgacagcagtaagacgctccgtggcctgttgctgggagcgcatgagagcattctgagcttccagggccgcggccatcctctccagggCGGCACCCAGACGTTGGCTCCCTCGCGCCTGTgtggcaatggcagctgccacatcacccagcaCACGCGGCATCACAGCCGGATCCGTGCGCTCGCTCTGGGagcccaccatcgcctgcacaccagCAATGATGGTCGCCGTGGTGCGCGCAGAGCTGTccgcaatgcgggaggcggactcctccacgctcttgACCACTTGCGGCAGGCCTTCCGACACCCTTGccgttgcccccaacatctgggaatgcatggcctccgtcCTTCTTTCATCAgctccaacatcgatgggctcgtctgggtcctctgcagcagaacccgcCCCcctgagagatggcacccgaggttctctTTGCCCCTCACCTTGCTGTAGCCCGCTCGTACCCGGTGCTTCACCCGCTGCTAAACCTGACATTCCCgtccgcgtactcccagtatctgagctggtgcgtgcgagGGTAGGGAGCAGTGACGGGGTTCTGCCAGCAGTGTCGTCCTCTTCCTCGGCCTCATTGGGCGTGCCGCCACTAGACGGGATGGGTTCGAGGCTGTCGTCCCGGCTGTGGATCCCAGTGCCGTGAGGGGTCCCTCCCTCGCTTTGGCTCGCACTCGGGCTCTCGCCTGCAATCACAAAAAATACAAGGGCTCCCgtcagggtgaggtagggcattgcaccgcGCAGCCTGCAACTTGCGCACAATCGGAAACAAACGCGCAGGTGGGCGCTTGGACCTTCCGGGAGagggatggcattaaaggaaggccttcactcacCGATGCTGCCCACAGCGGGATCGGCACaaccggcggccacagggaaggtAACTTGTGGGCCCACTGGCCTCTGCACCCTTTCTTCCAGAGGAGCGAGCTGCTGGTTCCCTGGCTCGCcctcaccagtcctctgttgctctgaATGGTTGTGAGATacattggcctgcaaagcaaataaAGCTTgcctgagtagcagtgtcatgtgaCCTTGACAATGAGTGCAAGTGTGGATCCATGACATGCAGGTGTCGCTCTGAGATGAAAAGGAACCTCCATTGCAGGAActcacacacatctatatatacagGTCTCACCAATCAAATGACGCTTCAGTCACTATatcgtgaaggtgggaaataagagaagcggAAGGAGAGGCccacagatggaaggtgaggagctgGAGATCGTGTACTCACGTTCATCAGTCGGATGATGTCGTTGAGCCTTTTTCGGCATTAGGTTGCGGTGCGGTCATGAACGGAGGCCCCCGAGACCCccgcagcgatctctctctctctcaggcattgACACATACAGCGCGGGTCAGTCTGCCTGTGTCGGGGTACACCACAAGCCTCCAGCCC
This Pristiophorus japonicus isolate sPriJap1 chromosome 22, sPriJap1.hap1, whole genome shotgun sequence DNA region includes the following protein-coding sequences:
- the LOC139234761 gene encoding uncharacterized protein isoform X1 — translated: MARSHPRVFEAIVKYILLGSLLSLGSAQSGENDDSPSCYGGFDLYFVLDKSGSVQHHWNEIFFFVDHLAHKFISPQLRMSFIVFSTRGTTLMTLTENRERIRKGLEELQMVQPGGDTYMHEGFERASEQIYYSNTEGYRTASVIIALTDGELMENLFYYAEREADRSRSLGATVYCVGVKDFNETQLARIADSKDHVFPVNDGFEALQGIIDSILKKSCIEILAAEPSSICAGETFQVVVRGNGFSHARSVDKVLCSFKINETMTLTQKPLVVEDTYLLCPAPVLQEVDRKVFLQVSMNEGLSFISSFVTITTVHCANVSHNHSEQQRTGEGEPGNQQLAPLEERVQRPVGPQVTFPVAAGCADPAVGSIGESPSASQSEGGTPHGTGIHSRDDSLEPIPSSGGTPNEAEEEDDTAGRTPSLLPTLARTSSDTGSTRTGMSGLAAGEAPGTSGLQQGEGQREPRVPSLRGAGSAAEDPDEPIDVGADERRTEAMHSQMLGATARVSEGLPQVVKSVEESASRIADSSARTTATIIAGVQAMVGSQSERTDPAVMPRVLGDVAAAIATQARGSQRLGAALERMAAALEAQNALMRSQQQATERLTAVVSAGIETVSALVQSRPIPTERTEKGAAQSAAGPSGARAGRERPRRASVASTPETHQPSQSHGAATGEALRRSPRIGLRKRG